The following is a genomic window from Amycolatopsis australiensis.
TCGCCCTCGTCCGCGCGGCCCAGGCGATCGCCGCCACCGACGGCCGCGCGTACGTGACCCCGGACGACGTCAAGACGGTCGCGAAACCCGTGCTGGCGCACCGGCTCGTGCTCACCGCGGACGCGGAGCTCAACCAGCGCGAGCCGGACGACATCGTGCAGGACGCCCTCGACAAGACGCCGGTGCCGGCCGTCAACGCGGTGTGAACCCATGCGGCTGACCCGGCGCGGGCTGAGTGTCCTCGGTGCCGCTGTTGTGCTGTACGCCCTCGGCGAGATCGCCGGCTACGTCCTGCTGCGGGCGCTCGCCGGCGCCGCCGCGGGCGCCCTGCTCGCGGGTGCCGCCGTCACGCTGCGGCGGCCGCGGGTTTCCGTGCGGCGGGAAATGCCGTCCAACCGGATCCAGCGGGGCGGGGCGACGACCGCGCTGCTCGTGGTGGCCAACCCGGGCGGGCGGCGGCAGCCCGGGTTCACCGCCCGGGAACAGAGCGGCCAGGGCGAAGTCGTCGACGTTCACCCGCTCCCGCCGGGCGCGTCCCAGTCCTACGCCTACAAGCTGACCGGACGGCACCGCGGCCGGATCACGGTGGGTCCGCTCTCGATCGAGCGCGCCGATCCGCTGGGGCTCGTCCGCCGGCGGATCACCGCGGGCGACACGGCCACGCTGTGGGTCTACCCGCCGCTGCGGCCGGCGCGGGCACCGGGCGCGGGCCACCCGCGGCACCACCACGAGGGGCCGACCACGGACGACTCCCTGCACGGCTCGGCCGACCTGCGTGACGTCCGCGAGTACGTCGTCGGCGACGAAGTCCGGCACCTGCACTGGAAGGCGACCGCGCGGACCGGCACGCTCATGGTCCGGGACTACGTCGACCCCGACCACCCGCGGTTCACGCTGCTGCTCGACACCCGCCCGCGCGTGCTGTCCGCCGCCGAGTTCGAAGAGGCGGTCGAGCTGGCGGCCTCGCTGGTGAACGCGGCCGCCACCGCCGGGCACCGCTGCCGCCTCCTGACCTCCTCGGGAGCGGACGTGGCCACGAACGGCGGGACCGTCGCGGTGCGGCCGCTGCTCGACGTGCTCTGCGAGGTCGCGCAGGACGCGGACGGCGCGATGATCCCCGCGGCGCTCGCGGGCCCCGGCGGCCGCGGCGGGTGCCTGGTCGTGGTCACCGGGCGGGCGAGCAGGGACCTGCCGGGGCTGGCGGCGGTCCGGTCCCGCTTCTCCGCGTTGTACGTGCTGGGGGTGGGCACCCACGGGCTCGGCATGGACGGCCTCGGCGTCCACGGCATCGAAGGGGTCCGCGGGGCCCGCCGGATCAGCGCGCCGGACGCCGGAGAGGCGGTGAGCCGGTGGAACGAAATGGTGTCCTGACGGTGCCACGCGGAGCCGAGGTGGCGATGGTGGCCGCGGCCGCGCTCGCGGGCCTGTTGTTCGGCCCGGTGTTCGGCGTGCTGCCGCTGTTGCCCGGGCTCGTCGTCGTGGTGACGACGTTCGCGGTGGCCGAGCTGTGCCGTCGGTGGCCGGGTCTGGTGCCGTGGCGGCCGCTCCTCGTGCCGGCGGCCGGGGTCCTGGCCATCGTCGAGGCCGTTCTGCCGGGCACGACGCTGGGCGGCCTGCCCACCGCGGATTCTTTTTCGGTGCTCGCCGACGGGGCGCTGCACGGCTGGCGGCGCACGCTCCAGTCGACGTGGCCGGCCTCGCCGGACCCGCGGCTGCTGGTGTTCGTCCCGCTGCTGGTGCTGGTGGCCGCGTGGCTGGGACTGGAGCTGCTGCACCGCGTGCGGCGCCCGTTGCCCGCACTCGTGCCCGGGCTTCTGGTGGCCGTGCTGAGCCAGGCGTACGCGGCGGTGAGCGGCTTCACGGCG
Proteins encoded in this region:
- a CDS encoding DUF58 domain-containing protein, which produces MRLTRRGLSVLGAAVVLYALGEIAGYVLLRALAGAAAGALLAGAAVTLRRPRVSVRREMPSNRIQRGGATTALLVVANPGGRRQPGFTAREQSGQGEVVDVHPLPPGASQSYAYKLTGRHRGRITVGPLSIERADPLGLVRRRITAGDTATLWVYPPLRPARAPGAGHPRHHHEGPTTDDSLHGSADLRDVREYVVGDEVRHLHWKATARTGTLMVRDYVDPDHPRFTLLLDTRPRVLSAAEFEEAVELAASLVNAAATAGHRCRLLTSSGADVATNGGTVAVRPLLDVLCEVAQDADGAMIPAALAGPGGRGGCLVVVTGRASRDLPGLAAVRSRFSALYVLGVGTHGLGMDGLGVHGIEGVRGARRISAPDAGEAVSRWNEMVS